From the genome of Apostichopus japonicus isolate 1M-3 chromosome 17, ASM3797524v1, whole genome shotgun sequence:
tgACTTTATATTTCCAAGCAAGGTAATCACGGGCCTTcatactggtttagcagtatgtctcagtgcttctcttaaagcaacctttgccggagcgtcctcctggagtcttgctacatgaccgaaaaatctcaatcttctatgtgcgactatggatgaccaaggtgtttggttggtttcattgtagagctcatcgtttgataaccaataattattggtccatctaatgttgagaatattcgaggtagtctcctttgaaacgTGTCAactttgcgatcaagatccttcgttgtgccccacattCCGCaattggacaaaaaaaaatactctttaatttaataaagcctcaaaaatcctaagcttaatgttccggcttatgtttttgcttttaaaattaaCTTGACATTatgttgaaagcaccgttggttataccaattcttcggtccccagcaatcttccaacatatttacacttcttcCAACTTTCGTTTCCTTTTCTTGCCAGTGATTGAAAATTTCTCGGTTTTTGTGCAATTGGTTTTCAGATTCCTTCCTGTCAGTTTCTCAGAAACTCGTTTTTCGATATCTTGCAGTATATGCTGACcagttgatgcccaagagatatcatcagcGTATTATTGGTCTACTGTGAAAAAAATAGTTGGTGGTTGTGCTGTAATCATGATCAGCTAGCTGAGATGGCAGGATAACTGCATCGATATCATCTTTCAAAGAGTTGGCTAGGTATAGTTATAAAAATAGTACGTTTGCACTGTCTCCTTGTGGTGaaccaatgttagtgttaaaaggAAGTCCGAGTTTGCCCTCTAGTTTGGCGGTGTAGGAGACGTTATCGATTAGCAGTGATATCAGGTGAAGTCATGTGGGAAATCATAATGAATTTGGGAGACCAGAGGAGAGTTGCTTTGATGCCAATTGTTAGGAAAAGCACGATAAACTTATATGGTGAGTTgaacaaaattaaacaataaCCTTCTAACATATCTAGTATTGCACATTTTCTATCATTTTGCTTCTCGGCGAATCACAAAAGTTGTATGGGACAGCTTGAACAAGAGCCTATGCCCTCTCGATGATATATGAAGCATTTCAATACCAACATGtcttttttatgaatatttctttCCTGACTTTATTGGCGGCAGTCACGACGATAATAAGGGACCAAGGAAGCAGCTGCCTCTCTCCTGCAGGCGCCCTAGAGGCCGTTAAAACCgaaaggtgaggggggggggggaggggtttcaTTTTACCGGCCATCAGTAATTGCTAATGGATGCATAAGCCAAATAAATACGACGGTATCAAAAGTCTCTTTCTATCTCAAGTAAAGCACCCATATGTCAAAAGTCACACCTTGACGCAGATACAATGTGTCTGTATCAACTTACAAATAAATACTCTATCGTGTTCATGAAATTATTGTGATCAATTTTAATAACTTTAACTAGATCCTTGAAGCCGCAGTCGACCTTACTCTGAAAATTTCGGTATAAAGTCGAAATGTCGAcatgctaagtcaaaatttcgCAGTAAATACCAAACGTTTTAAAAATTTGTTATGGACCACTCGTCATCCTTAGCGTTGTTGCGTTCCGGCTCATATACCTCCCCGCCCGCTTAGTTGCTAGATTTAACAATTGCTATTTTGAGATTCAAAAGTTCAACTTTTGTGAGAAAAGTCGCAAAGGAATAATACGGCGAAATATCGTTATTGTGAGAAGGTCTTAAATTTTGACGATTTTAAGTGAAATATGTGAGATCAAATAATCTGAATTTCGAGAAAAGAGTTGAAAACTGAATGATTTGCCAAAAACTGAGATAAACAGCGAACACTTCAATGCAAAAATAGGCTTCCAGACAAAATGATTACAcaaagaaatttttcaaaaaatagtCGAAATTGACTGTCGAACTTCGATGTTAAATGTGGACCCTCTATATCTACAATTTCACTTTCATGTGCACGAAATCACAATTTTGAGATACATTAATCGAATTTTGAGATATGACATTGGGGTATACATGTTGAAACTTCGAGAAAGCAGTAGTAACTTTGTTATTAACTCAGAAAATggaaatcaaaatcaaataaacGAAGAAATAACGTGCCAAAGACGAAAAATTAaactgatgaaaacaaaaaatatacccagaaaaacaacatattttcgAAAGGAGTGTAGAGGACTTCACTTTTCTTAAATCGGAAGTGCGCCCTCATTTTTATAAGATTAATTACGATCGATAATCACTTTATCAATGTCATGACTAATACTAGGTCAAGAGACATTGGTTTCGATAGAACAATGGATGGTTTTATTCCGACGAACGATAAGCGAAATCTTTCACACAACGATAGAATATATAGCTACTTACGACTTACGACTTGGATTACGATATTCAACGGATCGACAACGCTTATACTTATGACGAAATTACGCTTAAACGGAaaacttttattgtttttccctacttttattcaatatcaaatcGGATACGTGTTGCCCTGCTTCCGGGCGAATTGTTTTTATGGATTAGGATTTTGATAGCGGAATTTGTGTTGGATTTTTAATTGGATCCTGTCTGTAGTATTCGTACGAGACGGCGACCTAGCGCAAATAGGACTGTAGTGTTTGAGGTGAGTGACGTACTTTTATCTTTCATATAATTTACCACCTAATAACCCTAGCGTCCAAAGTGGTGACCCCGACGTGATTCAGCTAGGTTGCCTTGAATACTTCCCATGTACTAAAAATCGCATAATTTTTTACTACTGTTTTTCGCATTGGAATAAtataatactgtacatcatgGATCCAGAAAATTCCCACGAAACACAACAATCGCTATCCGCAGTTAGTATTAAATTACCTCCGTACTGGCCCAATGACCCAATTATCTGGTTCGCACAGGTTGAGGCGCAATTCGTAACGAGGAGAGTTACTAACGAGGATACAAAATATTCCTACGTGATATCGTCCCTACAACCGGAAATAGCCCAGGAAGTACGCGACTTGCTCATAAGTAAGCCAAGCGAACAACCCTATCAAAAACTAAAGGAGGAGTTGATTAAGCGAACAACGGCTTCGGAGCAAAAACGGCTCCACCAGTTGTTAATTTCTGAAGAATTGGGGGATCGGAAACCCACGCAACTGTTGCGCAAAATGCGTCAGCTGCTAGGAACAAACACCCTTCATgcgaacattttgaaacaacttTTTGTTCAGCGACTTCCATCGAGCGCCCAACTAATTCTGGCGTCGATGAGCGACACCACACCGATAGAAACCGTAGCCGAGTTAGCTGATAAAATCATGGAAGTAACTCCTGCATATCCTCCCATCGCTGCCATACAAACATCCCAGGCCCAGGCACAAAAATCAGAAGTGCAACAACTAAGTGAACAAGTCCGTGAACTCACTGCCCAAATTGCTTCACTAAAGTCAGAGGTCAGGGAGCGCAGTCGAAGCCGATCTCGAAGCCGACAAAGATTCAGTTCCCAGTCAAATAATACCAGTAACGTCGACAGTGATATTTGTTGGTATCATCAATCATTTGGTGATAAGGCCAGGAAATGTAGAGCGCCATGCAAGTATCCAAGCAATTTAAAGCCGGAAAACGAACAGGCCAGCGTGTAACGGTGGCGAGcgttggccaaaatcgaagccGCCTGTTTTACATTCGTGACAGAACCACCACGAAACGTTTTCTCATTGATACAGGGGCAGCGGTCAGTGTGGTACCCCCCGTACGTTGTGACCTATATAATCGCGGAAAGGGGCCATATCTTCAAGCGGCAAATCGGACCAAAATAGACACTTTCGGGCACAAGTCACTAACACTCGATATTGGTTTGCGTAGGAACTTTCCGTGGGTCTTTGTGATCGCCGACGTGGAAACTGCTAttctcggttgtgatttcttaCGATATTTTGGATTACTTGTCGATATTCGAAATAATACACTTATCGACAGGTTAACCAATCTCACTATTGAAGGCATCTCAACCGAAGAAACGTCCCTTTGTCCTATGTTTGCCACAACATCTAACGATTCACCTTATCATGCTCTATTAAAGGAATTCCCAGAAATTTTGCgggtaacttttgaagaaacacAGGTGAAACATTCGGTTACGCACTATATCAACACGATCGGAGCACCCATTTTTTCTCGCACACGTCGTCTACCGCCCAACAAGCTAACTATCGCTCGACAAGAATTTGACCACATGCTGCAACTTGGGATCGTCCGACAATCTAACAGCAATTGGTCATCCCCTCTACACATGGTGCCCAAAAAGAACGGAGATTGGAGGCCATGTGGCGATTATCGAGCCCTTAACAACGTTACCATTCCAGACCGCTATCCTATTCCACACATTCACGATTTCTCAACTTCACTGTCGGGAACAtcaatttattccaaaattgaTCTAGTGCGAGCCTACCATCAAATCCCAGTGGAAGACTCCGATATTTGCAAAACGGCCATCACAACCCCATTCGGCCTCTTCGAATTCAAACGAATGCCGTTTGGACTCCGCAATGCCGCCCAGACGTTCCAACGCTTCATGGACGAGGTAACGCGCGGTTTGCCATTTTGCTACACTTACATTGATGACGTACTCGTGGCCAGCAAATCCCCAGAGGAACATACCCGTCACCTTAAACAGCTGTTTGCCAGACTCGCAGATTACGGAGTGGTGATCAATCCAACTAAGTGTCAGTTCGGTGTTCCAGAACTCGAATTTCTTGGACACAAATTGAGCTCCAAAGGAATATCACCTCTCCCGGAGAAAGTGCAAGCCATAGCCGAATTTCCGAAACCAAATTCGTTACGCAAACTTCGAGAATATCTTGGACTTGTCAACTTTTATAGGAGATTCATCCCGGGATGTTCCAGTATTTTACACCCGTTAACAGACTTATTAGCCGGAAAGAAGCCAAAGTCAGCACCGATTGACTGGAATGACGAAGCATCCGAATCATTCGAGGAGAGCAAACGAGCGCTCGCCAACGCAACTCTCCTTTCGCATCCCGACTCATCCAAACCCCTTTCATTAATGGTGGACGCCTCGGATAAAGCCTTAGGAGGCGTGTTACAGCAAAATATTGAAGGAGTTTGGCATCCAATCTCGTTTTTCTCCCGAAAACTAAGCGAGACAGAATCGCGATACAGTGCATTTGGTCGTGAACTACTAGCAATATACTCGGCAATACGTCATTTCCGTCATATACTAGAGGGACGACAATTCTTCATTCTCACCGACCACAAACCACTAACATACGCGTTAAAAACTAGTACCGACCGCTACTCACCGAGAGAGATACGGCATCTGGATTTCGTTTCCCAGTTCACGGCGGATATTCGCCACGTCAGTGGAAAGGACAATGTCGTCGCAGACGCACTGTCTCGTTTAGGCGTTAACGCATTCCGTCAAGGTTTGCCCGCATCTACCCTGATCGACTTTGCTCAAATCGCTGCAAAACAACAACATGATATTCAGCTTCAGGAATTGAAGGACTCCACTGTCATGAACTTTCAGGAGATTCCGCTCCCATCATCACCTGGCACGATATGGTGTGATATGTCAACCGGTTCACCTCGACCGTTTATACCGAAGGTGTTTCGGAAAGACATTTTTAATTCACTTCACTCCATGTCGCATCCTGGAATCAGAGCAACACGGAAACTTATCACGGACCGTTTCGTGTGGCCCAACATAAACAAAGACGTCAGGTCCTGGGCTAAATCATGTGAGTCCTGCCAACGCGCCAAAGTACACCGACACACGACGACGCCACTTGGTACTTTTGCTGTCCCCGATGCTCGTTTCGAACACATTCATTTGGACATTGTGGGCCCACTCCCACCGTCAAGAGGATACAAATACCTCCTCACCGTTATCGACCGCTTCACTCGTTGGCCGGAAGCAATCTGTATTCCAGATATCACTGCCCAGACTGTCGCTGAAGCATTTGTCAGCAGATGGATTTCCATTTTCGGTGTGCCATCGACTATAACGACGGATAGAGGCGCTCAATTCGAATCTGCTCTGTTCAAACAACTGACCGCTCTTCTCGGCAGCAAACGAATACGTACGACTGCGTATCACCCGATATCCAACGGGCTTGTGGAACGCTTCCATAGGCATCTCAAATCATCCATCAAAGCTCAACGCGATCCTTCTAAGTGGGCCGAGGTTTTGCCACTTGTTTTGTTAAGCATACGTACAACGCTAAAAGCCGACCTCGGGTGCAGTGCAGCGGAATTAGTTTTCGGTACTACTCTTCGCGTGCCATGTCAACTGGTATCTCCTGTTCCTGACGTGAAAGAACTTGACCCTACAATTTTCGTCGACCGCCTGAAACGTCAGATGGCCGATTTAAAACGGACCGACACCAGGCCAAATCAACGACATGCGCAGCAGTCCGACGATCTTCAGCACTGCACACACGTTTGGGTTAGAGTCGATTCAGTGAAACGTCCACTGCAACCTCCGTACCGAGGGCCTTTCCGTGTCATTTCCAGGGGCGACAAAACATTTGT
Proteins encoded in this window:
- the LOC139984525 gene encoding uncharacterized protein, translating into MDPENSHETQQSLSAVSIKLPPYWPNDPIIWFAQVEAQFVTRRVTNEDTKYSYVISSLQPEIAQEVRDLLISKPSEQPYQKLKEELIKRTTASEQKRLHQLLISEELGDRKPTQLLRKMRQLLGTNTLHANILKQLFVQRLPSSAQLILASMSDTTPIETVAELADKIMEVTPAYPPIAAIQTSQAQAQKSEVQQLSEQVRELTAQIASLKSEVRERSRSRSRSRQRFSSQSNNTSNVDSDICWYHQSFGDKARKCRAPCKYPSNLKPENEQASV